The Nicotiana sylvestris chromosome 6, ASM39365v2, whole genome shotgun sequence genomic sequence ATAAATGCGTGAATTCCATACATGCTAATGTAATTTGGTTTGAACAAAACATTCCATGTTTGTCTCACGTTACCCCTCTTTTCCTTTTTACCAAAAGCAAACAAGGAAAATTACGTTACCCTCTTTTCCTTTTTACCAAAAGCAAACAAGGAAAAATATTTCTTGACCTTGTAGGAAAAAGCAACGTTTTTTTCCTTCTAGGATTCTAACTCCTTTTTTTATTCACTTATAGCTCATACTTTGTTAGATCCCTATAAAAAGAGGACAAAGCCAACTAGTTTTCCACAATTGAATATCAAGCTCCTCTGTCTAACTGGATCGAAACACCAAAATCGATACTAGAGCTTCTTCCATCATTTGCTTCCACGAACTGCTTGCGCTCgcccttttttcatttctttttttttgtctccttaattttttttcttgaatcatgacttgctctttttttttttttatgcaaCAGATCATTCAATTTAAATTGGTAGAAAAGAGAACTAGAAGCAGCCAAGTGCGCACCATGCAATAACTTGGGGACGTAGTTGtgcttcttttattgcttctttattCAGAATTAATCCATATTGAAGGACTACACCAGCATGAGAAGCCAAATTTGCAAACTTGGAGCAATGGAGATCACTGTTCaagaccaattttttttttcttttttgctgcAAGTTAAAGCTTCGTGCCATGGACACCGATACCTGCTATGCTGAACTAGACTGTTGTGCTGCTTCCGATGTCCTATTTTTATGTCAAACTGAAGCGTCATGGTGCTGAATCATCGTGCTATTGGCACCGTATCCAAAAACTTTGTGTTGTTGGTACCGAGGGATCCaaaatcttttcttatttttgcAGGTTTTCAAGAGAGTACCACATCAACTTGGCACATCCCTTCTTGCAGCTTGACGAGAGACATTTAGAGTATTCCGAAGCGAGCTTGATCAACGAGCCATATCCCCACCTTGCAACATGCGAGCGAGAACATGGTGCATCTCAGCCTTGCGACTTGGCAAGAAAGAGGCTTGGAGCTCGAGCGACCATATTACATCTTTGGCGAGCGAGTTTGGCGAACCTTTGCGAAATTATTAATTCCTTGATGTAGGAGCAATGAATCTGAAGCTCCTTGATTTAAAAGAATCAACACTTGAAAAGTTACATCCTTTAGAGAATTCATGGATAAATTATTTGAGGATTAGCCAGAGTCGACTTTTGAAGCTGGCATACATATCTGATATTTTGACTTTACTGTACTCTATGCTATCATCAAAATGTATATATCTCAAGATAGGAATGTCCAAATAGCGAGACGTCTATTCCATTGGAAAGAAAACTCAGAGATAATGAAATCTTGAAGATATCATAGAAGAATTCCTAGCATATTGTCCGCAGCAACTTTCTGAACTTGACCCATGTGTCCGCGAAATTGCTTTTCAGCTTTGCGCGCTATGGTGgaaaattcatatctcgagctaCAAGTGTCAGAATTATAATCTATTTGTACCGTTAGAAAGAAAACACAGAGACCTAAAGTACCTATAAATTTCAAGGCAGAACTCCTTTTGGGCTATCAATAGAAAATTCACAACTTCGACTTAAGTACAGTGAACTTTCAGATTTGCGTACCTTCAGCTAAAATAATTGTATCTTGAGCTAGGAGTATCGAAATTACAATCCGTTTGTGCCGTTGGAAAGAAAACTCCTAGATCTATAACACTTAAAAATTCCATCCCAGAACTCTTCTCGGGCTAGAAAcagaaaaatattgaaattcGAACTGACCGTAGGGAACTTTCAAGTTTGCGTGCTTTCGACCAGAAAAATTGTATCTTGAACTAGGAGTGTCGAAATCACCAACAGTTTGATCCTATGAAATTTGGACGTCGAGAACTATAATCTTATTGAAGATGAAGCTCCATTCATTGTTATTTAGCCTAACAAATATTTTTGAAGTTGATTCTACAGCCTTGCAATGGATTCAGCTATCATCAAGAATCTTATctctttgtttatttcttttgtagACTTGCGAAGAAGTTCAACGAGTCCAGATATCAGTCTAAGGTGTCATACAAGATGCGAAGTCACCCTTTCACCAACTGTTGTACTTGATTTGTTGACGGTCTTGTAGTTTATCAATGGCGGCTCCCGTGGTGATTGATGGTTTTTCAAGAGAGATGACTTCTTATATACGAGGCATTGAGGATAGTGTATTAAAATGTGGAGACTTCATATGGACTTGGAATAAGCATTCAAGACGAGTCGGCCACAAATCCTAGTTTACGATCATTTTCATGACTTAGGCTTTTGTATAGGAAACGTCTAATTCCTTTTGTCTCGCCATTTTTTGATGTGTCAACTTTTGTACTATTGAAGCAATAAAACATCTTTTATACTTCAAAGCAAATCATCTCTTTTCCTCATAGATATGTGCCTATATACTTGAAAGAATTAGTGCAATGATCCGATGACAccaaacttttatttttttaaaactcatgcgactgaacttagaataaAACTCTAAGCTGtctacgtacctcggtgaagaggatcaagtcataacgTAGTTTAgaggggtgtgtgtgtgtgtgtttttgggTCTTGatttttgcctaggccgcctctcacgaggttttcaacctagctgacttttttttttttttggcctaggccgcctctttcgaggttttcaacctagcagACTATTTTTTTGGGCCGTACATAGTTTAGACTCATGCAGGCCAGGAGTGTAGCAAcgtgcagtttaggctcatgcatcaaggagcgtcatgacttgcagtttaggcgtACGTCAAGGAGTGTAGCTGCATGCAATTTAGGCTCGTGCATTAAGGAGCTTCATGACTTGAAGTTTAGGCTCGTGCGTCGCTGAGCATAGCagcatgcagtttaggctcatgcatTAAGGAGCTTCATgccttgcagtttaggctcgtgcgtcGAGGAGCGTTGAGACTTTCATGGGAAGTACAACTTCAAAAACTTTCCGTTGATCGGACCAACTCTGAGACCATCCTTAGTTTCTTTCACAACATATGGCCCATCCAACTTTAAGGTAAACTTGTCGCCTATGCGTTTGTTGAGGATTATGGGTCGTCGAACAGCTAGGACTAAGTCTCCCACTTGGAATGATCgtggccgcactttcttgttgaaggctctagctAGTCGAGCTTGATAGCATTCCAACTTTTGTTGCGcttccaatcttttctcatccaGTGCCTCTAACTCTGCTAGGCGAAGTTGAGCATTCTCTTCGGACGTGAGTCCTTCTTGGATTGCTATCCGCAATAATGGAATTTGTTGCTCCAACGGCAAGACTGCTTCTACGCCATATaccaaagagtaaggagttgCTTGTGTAGCAGTTCTGAAGGTTGTCCGGTATGCCCACAAATATTCACCAATTCTCTCATGCCAGTCTCTCTTGTTCTTtgcaacaactttcttcaaaaggtTACCAAGCATCTTGTTAAAAGCTTCAGCAGGGCCGTTGGCAGGTGCATTATACATTGAAGACTTATGTTGTTTGAAACTGAACTTCTCGCATAGAATCTTCACGAGCTTGTTGTCAAATGGTGTTCCATTATCAGAGATTATGTATCTTGGTATGTCATACCTAAAAATTATATATGACTTGATAAAATCGACAACGGTTTCCTTTTTCACCTCCTAGAGTGGAACAGCTTCCGCCCATTTAGAGTAGTCCGTAGCGGCCAATATGTACATTTGTACCTTTGATGACTTTGGAAGTGGTCCAACAACGTCAAGTCCCCATGCATCAAAAGGCCATGAAGCTACAGTTGGGTGTAGAGACTTTGGAGGTTGGTGGATGTAGTTGGCATGAAATTGACACGCTTGACATCTTTTGACATGATCCATGCAATCCTTCACCATTGTCGCCCAGTAGTAGCCCATCCTCTTGATGCGAAAATGGAGCTTGGGACCAGATTGGTGTGCTCCACATGAGCCAGAATGTGCTTTCTCCATCGCTTGGCGGGCTTCTTCTTTGTCAAGACATCGCAAGAATAGTCCTCCAAAAGAGCGGCGAAACAATGTCCCCTTATAGAAGATGAATCGTGGTGCTCTTCGTTTGATGTTTGTTCTTTGTCGTGGATCTTCAGGTAACTTTCGATGTTCAAGGTACTCTATCAGCGGttttctccaatcttcttcttcaATCACTCAAATAGACGTATGATAGCTTTCGTTGATTTGAAGATCCAGAAGTCTAGGAATAACCCATCGATGACACACATATACCTTTTTTGACTCATTCTCTCCAAGTGCCATCGCCGTGGCCAAGTTAGCCAAACCATCAGCTTTGCGATTTTCTTCTCTTGGGACGTGGTTTAAGAACACTCGGTCGAATTTTTCAAGTAAACCAGAAGCGTATTCATGGAATGGCAATAGATCTTCCTTCTTTACCTCGTAACACCCCAAAAGTTGGTTGATGATCAGCTTAGAGTCGCCATAGATCTCCAACTGTAGAATCTTCATTTCTAATGCCATTTTGATACCGATGATCAAAGCTTGGTACTTTGCGGCATTGTTGGAGCATGTTTCACCTAAaacaaaggagaatggcaagactTGTCTTTCTGGAGAGATCAACACAACACATGCCGTCGCACCATTATGACGTTCagatccatcaaagaacattgtcCATGGTGGAAATTCTTCGATGAACAAAACGTCTTCATCTAGAAACTCATCCGAAAGCTCCCTTTCTGCCGGAAGAGGGTGATCAGCTAGAAAATTGGCTAGTGCTTGTCCTTTCACAGCTTTTTGAGGTGTGTATGTGATCTTATATTGGTTAAACAATATGGACCATCTTGCTAGGCATCCAGAAAAAACAAGTCGAGTCATCACAAACTTCATGGGATCTACTTAAGAGATGAGTTTGATGGTGTATGCTTCAAAATAATGCCTTAGCTTATTTATTGCATAAAGTAACGCTAAACATATTTTCTCAACAGGCGTATAGTTCAACTCAGCTCCTATCAGAGTTCGACTAAGGTAGTACAAGGCTTGTTCCTTTCCTTCCTAATTCTCTTGAGCAAGTAGTGCTCCAAGTGAACGTTCATGTGCCGCGATGTAGAGTATCAATGGCTTCTCAAGCATTGGCTCCCCTAACACAGGTGGATTCAGCAAGTATGTTTTGATGCTTTCAAAAGCATTTTGACATGACTGATCCCAATGAAAAGGGATATTCTTCCTCAATAGATGATTGAATGGTTGACATCGTCCGGCTAGATTAGAGATGAACCTCCCGATGAATGCTAAGTTTCCTTGGAGACTTCAAAGCTCCCTCAAGTTCTTTGGCTTGGGCATTTTCTGAATGGCGTCAATCTTTCCAAgatcaacttcaattccacgaTGATGCACAATGAAGCCAAGAAACTTTCCTGAGgtaactccaaatgcacacttgagTGGATTCATCTTCAGGTCAAATTTTCTTAACCTTTCAAAAACAATTCGAAGGTCTTCAAGGTGGTAGTGCTTACTATTCCTCTTCACCACTAATTTATCGACGTAGCATTCAACCCTCTTACGAAGCATGTCGTTGAAGATGTTTTGCATTGCGCGTTGGTAGGTAGAACCAGCATTTTTCATACCGAAGGGCATCACTTTGTAGCAATATATCCCTTTTGGAATTCGGAAAGCAGTACACTCTTCATCCTTTTGGAGACAT encodes the following:
- the LOC138870258 gene encoding uncharacterized protein; this encodes MKFVMTRLVFSGCLARWSILFNQYKITYTPQKAVKGQALANFLADHPLPAERELSDEFLDEDVLFIEEFPPWTMFFDGSERHNGATACVVLISPERQVLPFSFVLGETCSNNAAKYQALIIGIKMALEMKILQLEIYGDSKLIINQLLGCYEVKKEDLLPFHEYASGLLEKFDRVFLNHVPREENRKADGLANLATAMALGENESKKLPEDPRQRTNIKRRAPRFIFYKGTLFRRSFGGLFLRCLDKEEARQAMEKAHSGSCGAHQSGPKLHFRIKRMGYYWATMVKDCMDHVKRCQACQFHANYIHQPPKSLHPTVASWPFDAWGLDVVGPLPKSSKVQMYDIPRYIISDNGTPFDNKLVKILCEKFSFKQHKSSMYNAPANGPAEAFNKMLGNLLKKVVAKNKRDWHERIGEYLWAYRTTFRTATQATPYSLVYGVEAVLPLEQQIPLLRIAIQEGLTSEENAQLRLAELEALDEKRLEAQQKLECYQARLARAFNKKVRPRSFQVGDLVLAVRRPIILNKRIGDKFTLKLDGPYVVKETKDGLRVGPINGKFLKLYFP